The Prevotella melaninogenica genome window below encodes:
- the cdaA gene encoding diadenylate cyclase CdaA gives MFFPFGIKDVIDIVLVALMLYYIYRLMKESRSLNIFIGIMVFVIVWLIVSQVLEMRLLGSIMDKLVSVGVIGLIVLFQEDIRHFLYSLGAHRKINNIMKLFTKKGSKEEVDKETIMPIVMACMSMSRGKVGALIVIERGVKLEDIVETGDLIDARIDQRLIENIFFKNSPLHDGAMVISKRRIKAAGCILPVSHKQDIPKELGLRHRAAMGISQDSDALAVIVSEETGRISVALRGEFQLRLSAEQLESILTKEMGNG, from the coding sequence ATGTTTTTCCCATTTGGAATAAAAGATGTAATCGACATCGTGCTGGTAGCACTGATGCTCTACTATATTTACCGATTGATGAAGGAGTCACGCTCGCTGAATATCTTTATCGGTATTATGGTATTCGTTATCGTATGGCTCATAGTGAGTCAAGTGTTGGAGATGCGCCTCTTAGGTAGTATCATGGACAAACTTGTTTCGGTGGGAGTCATCGGTCTGATTGTCCTCTTCCAAGAAGATATACGCCACTTCCTTTATAGCCTTGGTGCACACAGAAAGATAAACAACATTATGAAGTTGTTCACCAAGAAAGGAAGCAAAGAAGAAGTTGACAAGGAAACAATTATGCCTATCGTTATGGCTTGTATGAGTATGAGCCGTGGAAAGGTCGGTGCACTGATTGTTATTGAGCGTGGTGTAAAGTTAGAAGATATCGTTGAGACGGGCGACTTGATCGATGCTCGTATTGATCAACGACTCATTGAAAACATCTTCTTTAAGAATTCTCCACTCCATGATGGCGCAATGGTAATCTCAAAACGTCGTATCAAGGCTGCAGGTTGTATTCTTCCAGTGAGCCACAAGCAAGATATTCCAAAGGAACTTGGTTTGCGACACCGTGCTGCAATGGGTATCTCTCAAGACTCTGATGCCTTGGCTGTCATCGTATCAGAGGAAACAGGCCGTATCAGTGTTGCCCTACGTGGCGAGTTCCAACTCCGCCTTTCTGCCGAACAATTGGAAAGTATCTTGACGAAAGAGATGGGGAATGGGTGA